Sequence from the Actinocatenispora sera genome:
GCGGCGCGACGGCCGCGCAGGTACCAGAGCGGGCCGCGGAGCATGCCGTGCCGGTTGGCGGTGAGCAGGTCGCGGGGGAAGTCCGGGCCGATGCTGGCCATCCGCGGGCTGCCGGCCGCGAACAGGTCGTGCAGCGCCCGCGGCGCCAGCCGGGCCAGGCTGAGCAGGCTCGCCGGGCGCCGGCACACCAGCGCCGTGTACGCGGCGGTCAGGCCCGAGCCGTAGCCGACCAGCTGGCTGCGCAGCCCGGCGAGGTCGTCCCGGTGCCGGTGCCGGACCAGCGCGCCGGGATGGTAGACGACGGTACCGCCGGCGGCGAGCAGCGTCATGAACGCCAGCGTGTCCTCGCCGCCCAGTGCCGGCGCGCCGCCGCCGAGCGCGGGGTCGAACCGGCCGATGCGGGCCACGGCGCCGGGGCGCAGCGTCATGTTGACCCCGCTGCCGACCGGCGGTAGCGGGTAGAGCGGGTGCTGCCGATCGCGGCCGCCCGGGCCGAACACCCACTCGCGGAAGCCGCGGCCCTTGCTCAGGCCGCCGTACTGCTCGAACCACAGCTGTGCGGGGCTGTCGAGCACCAGCGGTACGACGGGGCCGGTGACGGCGTCCGCGGTCGGATGGTCGGCGAACGCGCGGGCGATCTCGGCGAGCCAGTACGGGTCGGGTTGCGCGTCGTCGTCGACGAACGCAACCGTGCTGCCGCGGGTGGCGGCCAGCGCCACGTTGCGGGCGTTCGACGCGCCGGCGCGCGGGGCGACCAGGTAGTCGATCTCGACCGGGTGGCGGGCGCGCGCGGCCTCGACGCAGCGGCGGGTGGCATCGGTGCGTGGTGCGTTGTCGACCACCAGCACCCGGAACCGGGAGTAGCGTTGCGCGGCAACGGCGTCCAGGCACTGGGCCAGCAGCTCGGCGCGGTCCCGGGTGCAGATCGCCACCGTCAGTTCCGGTGCCGCACGCAGCACCTCGGCCCGCCGGCGCAGGTACTCCGGTGTGTCCATGGTGGACGCTGCGGGCGCACCGTCCGGCGCGGCCGGCTGGTCCGCGGCCGAATGGCCGCCGTGGCGGGCCCGCGGGGTGGCCGCGGCGACGGCGTCGGCGATGCGGCCGGGGCCCAGGGCGGCGGTCAGCGCGGCCGCCAGCCGCGCCGGCGCGAGCCCCTCGTCGGGGATCGCGACCGGTACCAGCGCCAGCGGCTCGGTGTGGCGTCGCAGCAGCAGGAAGGCCCGGTCGGCGCGCCGACCGGTCGCATCGCGGGACGGCACGGCGGGCAGCGGGTCGGACAGCTCCACATCCCGTACCACGGCGGGGATCCGCGCCGTCATCGTCGCCCCCCACGGGCTGCGGACGCCCGGCGGCCGCCGGTCAGCTCGACCAGCGCGCCGCAGCCGGCGGCGCCGACACCGGCGAGCATCGCGGCGGCCGGCAGCAGGGCGGCGGCGTTGCCGCGCAGCGGTGCGGTCGCGCCGCGCAGTATCGCCCGCGGTACGGTGCCGAGCAGGTATCCGCGCTCGCTGGAGAGGCTGGCGGGGCCGCGGTTGAGCCGGGCCAGCGCGATCTTCCCGCGGCCTTCCTGGTAGCAGCGGCCGAGGAAGTAGCGCAGCAGCGTCTTGTCCGCGTCGACCGGGTGGCGCACCCGCGCATCCGGTGCGTACCACCAGATCCCGCCGGTGGCGCGGCTGAGTCGCAGGCACAGGTCGGTGTCCTCGGGCCGGGACAGGTTGCCGACCTTGCCGAAGTCGACCCGGAATCCGCCGACGGCGCGGAACGCCTCGGTGCGCACCGCCATGCTCGCCGACCAGACGTTGCGTACCGGGCCGGCGGTGGTCGGCAGCCCGGCATAGGCGCCACCCCACGCCCACAGGAACTCGTCCGGTACCCACCGGGGGCGAGGCCCGGCCCAGACAGGGGTGATGGCGCCCCCGACGCCGCACACCGAAGGGTCGGCGAACGGCGCGGTCAGCGCGGCGAGCCAGCCGGGCTCGGCGGCCGCATCGCCGTCCAGCAGCGCGATCAGCGGCGTGTCGAGCAGCCGGGCACCGCTGTTGCGGTTGCCGGAGACGCCACGCCGGGGGTAGCGGTTGGCGATCACGGTGACGTGCGGGTAGGCATTCTCCAGCCGGGCTCGCAGCGGCTCGTTGTGGTCGACGGCCACGATCAGGCGGGCGGGCGCGGGTCGCTGGGCCAGCACCGATTCGATCGATCGGCGCAGCAGCGGCCACTGCCGGTCGTGGTGGCAGGGCACCACGACGCCGACCTCGGGGTCCACCGTGGACATCTCAGCGCTCGCTCGCGTCACGCTCGCCGGCCGGCGCCTGTGAGGCGAACCTGGCCGCCACCGCGACGGCCACCGCCGCCCGGCGCCGGTGCCGCGGCGACCGGGCCGCCCGTCGGGCCCGCCGGTACTCGGTGGCGATCGTGTTGAGAATGCGCCGTCCGTCGGCGAACACGTGCAGGTTGCTCTCCCCGTGCAGCCGGCGCGCCTCGAGGCTGGACACCTCCTGGATGGACAGTCCGGTGCAGGCGGCGCGGATGTTGAGCAGCGTCTCGATCTCGAAGCCGTCGCCCCAGAGCCGTTTCCCGTCGGCGGTGGTGAGCTGCGGGTCGGGCAGCTCCAGCCGCGGGATCACGTCCCGCCAGAACGCGTTGTAGCCGTAGCACAGGTCGGTGAACCGGGTACCGAACAGGCGGTTGACGATGCCGTTGAGGATCGCGTTGCCCAGCCGGCGAACCGGGGTGATGTCCTCGCTGCCGCCACCCGAGCAGAACCGGGAGCCCTTGGCGTAGTCGGCACCGTCGCGCAGCGCGCCCACGAACGCCGGGATCTCCATCGGGTCGGTCGAGCCGTCCGCGTCGATCATCACCACCACGTCGCCGGAACACTCGGCGAACCCGCACGCCAGCGCGTTTCCCTTGCCGGTACGGGTCTGCCGGACGACCCGGATGTCCGGCCGCAGCGTCCGTGCCACCTCGACGGTGTCGTCGACCGAGCCGCCGTCGACCAGTACCACCTCGGCCAGGCCGGGAGGAAGTCGGGCGAAGACGTACGGCAGGTTCTTCGACTCGTTGAGCGTGGGGATCACCACGCTGACTCGCGGCGCGCCGGACGGTAAAGGACGTCTGCGGCCATTGATGGCAGTAGGCAAAACCATGGTTCCCCCGTGTCGGCGCCGCGCGGCTCCCGATGCACTGCCGCGACGGGTATCGACGTAGCGCAGCCGTTCCGACACCCAGAAGTTATCCCCAGCCTGACCTGCGAGAATCCACCAAATGGCTACCGTTGATCGGCATCTCGCCAGCCGCCGGCACCGACCGGTGGCCGACGGTGGCCCCGACGGAGTGCGGCCGGGACCGCCCGGTTGCCGGTACCCGTCGGTAGTTTGGCGGGCGATGGCTGTGTCGACGGTGGCCGCCCGGCGGC
This genomic interval carries:
- a CDS encoding glycosyltransferase family 2 protein, coding for MTARIPAVVRDVELSDPLPAVPSRDATGRRADRAFLLLRRHTEPLALVPVAIPDEGLAPARLAAALTAALGPGRIADAVAAATPRARHGGHSAADQPAAPDGAPAASTMDTPEYLRRRAEVLRAAPELTVAICTRDRAELLAQCLDAVAAQRYSRFRVLVVDNAPRTDATRRCVEAARARHPVEIDYLVAPRAGASNARNVALAATRGSTVAFVDDDAQPDPYWLAEIARAFADHPTADAVTGPVVPLVLDSPAQLWFEQYGGLSKGRGFREWVFGPGGRDRQHPLYPLPPVGSGVNMTLRPGAVARIGRFDPALGGGAPALGGEDTLAFMTLLAAGGTVVYHPGALVRHRHRDDLAGLRSQLVGYGSGLTAAYTALVCRRPASLLSLARLAPRALHDLFAAGSPRMASIGPDFPRDLLTANRHGMLRGPLWYLRGRRAARHSSTPPAPERPEPAQRDATGGSPGAAHVVDGAT
- a CDS encoding glycosyltransferase family 2 protein, with the translated sequence MSTVDPEVGVVVPCHHDRQWPLLRRSIESVLAQRPAPARLIVAVDHNEPLRARLENAYPHVTVIANRYPRRGVSGNRNSGARLLDTPLIALLDGDAAAEPGWLAALTAPFADPSVCGVGGAITPVWAGPRPRWVPDEFLWAWGGAYAGLPTTAGPVRNVWSASMAVRTEAFRAVGGFRVDFGKVGNLSRPEDTDLCLRLSRATGGIWWYAPDARVRHPVDADKTLLRYFLGRCYQEGRGKIALARLNRGPASLSSERGYLLGTVPRAILRGATAPLRGNAAALLPAAAMLAGVGAAGCGALVELTGGRRASAARGGRR
- a CDS encoding glycosyltransferase family 2 protein, coding for MVIPTLNESKNLPYVFARLPPGLAEVVLVDGGSVDDTVEVARTLRPDIRVVRQTRTGKGNALACGFAECSGDVVVMIDADGSTDPMEIPAFVGALRDGADYAKGSRFCSGGGSEDITPVRRLGNAILNGIVNRLFGTRFTDLCYGYNAFWRDVIPRLELPDPQLTTADGKRLWGDGFEIETLLNIRAACTGLSIQEVSSLEARRLHGESNLHVFADGRRILNTIATEYRRARRAARSPRHRRRAAVAVAVAARFASQAPAGERDASER